Within the Pseudomonas putida genome, the region GGTGGCCACTTGATAGGAGCCGACCGGTAGAAGCCGGCGCGACAGGTTGCGGTCAAGGCGGTCGATGTAGGCGTTGCAGGCCAGCACCAGCACATCGCCGTGCACGTGGCCGTGGCCGGTGCGGGCGATATAGCCATTGGCGTTGCGCTGGTAGTCGAGTACCTGGCTTTGCTCGAAAATCTGCCCGCCGGCAGCCTCGATCGCGCTGGCCAGGCCTTGGGCCAGTTTCAGCGGGTTGAGGTGCGCGCCCCGGGCGTCATACAGCGCAGCCTGGTAGCGTGGGCTATCGATCCACTGGGGCAACTCGTCACGGCCGATCAGGCGCAGGGCGTCGTAGCCCCATTTCTGTTCGGCATCGAGCAGGGCCTGTTCCAGCCGTTTCACCCGGCGTGGCAGCACCGATGTCCAGAGGCTGCCGGCCCGGTAATCGATATCGAAGCCGTGACGCTGCGGCAGTTCACGCAGTTCGTCGGCAGCCCAGCACATGCTGGCCCACAGGCGTTGGCTGCGTTCCACACCCAAGGCTTTCTCCAGGGGCGGCATGTCGCATGACCAGCCCAGCAGCGCCTGGCCACCGTTGCGCCCGGAGGCGGCCCAGGCCACCCTGCTGGCTTCCAGCAGCGTCACACGCTTGCCGGCCAAAGCCAGGCGCAGGGCCGTGTGCAGGCCGCTGAAGCCGGCACCGATGAGGATCACATCGGTGTCGTGCCGGCCTTGCAAGGTAGGGCGCAAGGGGATGCTGGCGGGGAAGGTGCGTGCGTAGTAACTGGCGACGTGCTGGGCGGATTGCTTGAACATGCCTTGGCCTCGTGAAATTTTTTATGATTATTTTCATGAAAATTTAGCAGCTGATTTTCATCGCGCCAGTCGAGTCACGTTGGCGCTATGATCGGGTGGCCCTACAGAGGCCCCACGCACCTGCCAGGACTACCTATGCGCCGCCTGCCTTCCCTGACTGCCCTGCGTACCTTCGAGTGCGCTGCCCGCCACGGCCACTTCGGCCGCGCCGCCGCCGAACTGTGTGTGACTGACAGTGCGGTCAGCCACCAGATCCGCCAGCTCGAGGAACAGCTTGGGGTCACTTTGTTCGAACGCGTTGGCCGCCAGGTGCGGCCCAGCGCCGAGGCCGAGCGGCTGTTGCATCACCTGCAGCAGGCCTTCGAACTGATCGGCAAGGCCTGTGACGAGCTGCGCGACCCGGCATCGCAGGCGGTGCTACGGGTGGCGGTGACTGCCGAGCTTGCACAGAAATGGCTGGTGGCGCGGCTCGCCGACTTCAGCGGCCGTTACCCGCACATCACCCTGCATCTGCTCGAGCAGCCGATCGCCGCCGGGGCCCCGGCCTTGGATGTCGACCTGGCCATCACCTATGGCACCAGCACACTCGACGCCAGTACACACTTCGTCAGGCCCTTGCCGCTGCTGCAGTTCTTTCCGGTGTGCAGCCCTGGCCTGTTCAACCAGGGCGGCCTCAAACGCCCACGCGACTTGGTGCGTCATTGCCTGTTGCACGACGACCAGGACGGCCGGACCTGGACCACCTGGCTGGCTACCCATGCCGACGATGCCCTGCCCACGCGCCAGCTCTACTTCCCGCATGCGGCGCTGGCACTGGAGGCGGCGCTGCTGGGGCAGGGCGTGGCCATGGGGGACAACCTGACCTGCCAGGCCGACCTGCAGAGCGGCAGGTTGGTGCGGCCTTTCAGTGCCAGCGTCACCGCGCAGGGGCAATACGCACTGGTGTGCGAGCGCTTGCGCCTGGAACGGGCTGCAGTGGCGCACTTCATCGAATGGTTCATCGAACAGTTGGGTGATAGCTGAATTGAATTCAGCTATCGCTGAGTTTTCATCGTTGGAAGCGTCAGGCCAGTCAGCGTAGCGTGCAGTCATCACTCACCGACACGAGGTTGACTCATGGCACGTTCGCTCTCCACTACGCCCAAGGCCGATGGTTTCCGCTTGCCTGGCGAATTCGAGCCCAAGGCAGGCTGCTGGCTCGGTTGGCCCGAGCGGCCAGATGTGTGGCGCAATGGCGCCAAGCCGGCACAGAAGGTTTGGGTCGAAATCGTCAGCGCCATTGCGTCCAGTGAACCGGTCACGGTTTGCGCGTCCGCTGCCCAGTACGCCAATGCGCGGCGCCTGCTGCCGGCGCAGGTGCGGGTGGTGGAGATGACCTGCAACGACACCTGGTTCCGAGACAGCGGCGCGTGCTTCGTGGTCAACGACGACAGCGGCCAAGTGCGCGGCGTGGACTTTGAATTCAATGCGTACGGTGGCTTGGACGGCGGCCTTTATTACCCGTGGGACAAGGACGACCAGATCGCCCAGAAAATGCTCGAAATCGAAGGTTTGGACCGCTATCGCGCGCCGTTGATTGCCGAACTTGGCGGAATTCAGAGCGACGGCCAGGGCAGCCTGCTGACCACTGAGCAGTGCCTGCTCAACCGTAACCGCAATGCCCACCTGGGCAAGGAGGAGGTCACGCGCCGGCTTGAGGACTACCTGGGCGCCGACCAGGTGATCTGGTTGCCACGCGGTTGCAAGTTCGACGAAACCGATGGCCATGTCGACGACCTGGCGTGTTTCGTGCGGCCGGGTGAAGTGGTGCTGCAGTGGACCGACAACCGGGACGACCCGCAGTGGGAGATCTACCAGGAGGCGTACGACATACTGCGCAGTACCCGCGATGCCCGCGGGCGGGAGTTGAAGGTTCACAAACTGCCCCAGCCCGAGGTGCTGCAGTGGACGGCCGAGGAAGCTGCCGGCCTGGACCAGGTCGAAGGCACTCACGTGCGCAAGGCCGGCACGCAGATCTGTGCGTCGTATATCAACTACTACGCCGGCAACACGGCCATCGTCGTGCCGCTGTTCGGTGACCGCAATGACAGTGTTGCCCAAGCCACCCTGGCCGAGCTGTTCCCTGGCCACCGCATCATTGGCATTGAGAACTCGCGGGAAATCCTGCTAGGTGGCGGCAATGTCGCCTGCATCACCATGCCGCAATATGCTGGAGGCCGTCGCTGATGAAACCGACCCTGCTGGCGGCTGCGCTCGCGCTGGGCTGCGCGGTGTCGGCGGCCCAGGCGGCCGACGCAGAGCAGCCAACCGTCAACCTGTATATCTGGGGCGAATACCTTGCCCCGGACACGCTGACCAACTTCGAGAAAGAAACCGGCATCCGTGTGGTTGCCGACCACTTCGACTCGCTGGAAACCGCAGAGACCAAGTTGCTTACCGGCGGCAGTGGCTACGACGTGGTGCTCAGTGCCGGCCAGCACCTGAGCCGGGCGATAGCCAGCGGTGCGCTGCAGCCTTTGGACAAGGCGCAGCTACCGCACCTGGCGGGTATCGGTGAGGAGTTTCGCCAGCACATGGCGATGTACGACCCTGGCAACCGGTATGCCGGGACCTACGCCTGGGGTACCACCGGCGTCGGTTACCAGCAGCAGGCTGTGACGGCGCGCATGGCTGACGCGCCGGTAGGCAGCTGGGCGATGCTGTTCGACCCGCACGTGGTGGCCAAATTCGCCGACTGTGGGGTCAGCCTGCTCAACGACCCCAACGAGGTGTTCGCCGCGGTGATGCGCTACATGGGCCTGGACATCAACCAGCAGCGCCTGGAGGACCTGAAAGCTGCAGAACTGCAACTGCGAAAGATTCGGCCGTATATCCGCTACTTCGACAACGACCGCAATATCAATGACCTGGCCAACGGCGAAACCTGCGTGGCGATGTCGTGGAACGGCAACGTGGCGATCGCCCAGGCCCAGGCGCAGCAGGCGGGCAAGGCGTTCAACCTGGCGTACAGCATCCCGCAGGAGGGCACGCTGATCTGGCTGGATGCATTGGTGGTGCCCAAGGATGCCCCGCATCCCCAGGCAGCCTGGAAGCTGCTGGACTACCTGATGCGGCCGGAGGTGATTGCGCCGATTACCGATACCATCCATTACGCCAACGCGATCACGGCGGCGGACGGGTTGGTGGACCCGCAGATCCGCAACGCGCCTGGCACTTATCCGCCGGCGCAGGTGAGGGCACGGTTGTATGGCAAGAACGACAACGGCAAGGCGTTCAACCGTGAACTGACGCGAGCGTTCCGCCGGCTGAAAAGCGGCAGGGGTTGACCGGCACCGCTCGCCGGCCCACAGGGGCGCATAGCGCCCCTGCTAACGCTTCAGCGCCCAAGCCAGTCGATCAGGGTGGTGTTGAAGCGCCGTGGCTCCTCGATCTGAGGTGCGTGCCCCATGCCCTCGAAGGTCACCAGCTCGCCTTGGGGAATCAGCTTGGCCACGTGCGGCCCCAGCTCTTTGTACTTGCCGAGCCGCGCCTTGACCTCGGGCGGTGCGATGTCGCTGCCAATGGCCGTGGTGTCCTGGTCGCCGATCAGCAGCAGGGTCGGCATCTTCAAGTCTTTGAACTCGTGGTACACCGGTTGAGTGAAGATCATGTCGTAGATCAGCGCCGAGTTCCACGCCACGGCTTCATGCCCTGGGCCCTTGTTCAGCCCCGCCAGCATCTGCACCCAGCGCTCGTACTCAGGTTTCCAGCGCCCGGCGTAATAGGTCTTGCGCTCGTATTCACGCACGCCGTCGGCATCGAGCTTGAGCTCGCGGGCATACCACTGGTCCACCGTGCGGTAGGGCACGCCGAGGGCTTTCCAGTCTTCCAGGCCGATCGGGTTGACCATGGCCAGGCGCTCGACCTGTTGCGGGTACATCAACGCGTAACGGGTGGCGAGCATGCCGCCGGTGGAATGGCCGAGGATGATCGCTTGCTTGACGCCCAGGTGCTCCAGCAGGGCATGGGTGTTGCTGGCCAGCTGCTGGAAGCTGTATTGGTAATAGCCTGGCTTGCTTGAAGTGCAGAAGCCGACCTGGTCGGGCGCGATGACCCGGTAACCCGCCTGGCTCAACGCATCGATGGTGGTTTCCCAGGTGGCGGCGCAGAAATTCTTGCCATGCATCAGCACCACGCTGCGGCCGTTGGCCTGGCCTTTGGCAGGCACGTCCATGTAGCCCATCTGCAGGCTCTGCCCCTGGGACTGGAAGTCGAAATGCTTGAGGGGGTGGGGGTAGCTGAAGCCTTCGAGCTGCTTGCCGTAAGTGGGGGATTCGGCGGCGATGGCGGGGGCGCCGATGAGGCAGGCCAGGGCCAGGGCGGTTGCGCGTAGCATGGGGGCACTCCGTGTAGGACCATGTAGGAATTGGCGACTGTAACAGCCGTAAAGGCACCTTAAACGTTAAAGGTGTTACCAGGCATGAAACCAACCCAGGGTAATCACCGCTAAGACCAGGTAACGCCCGCCCTTGGCCAGGGTTACCAGGAGTAGGAAACGCCAGAACGGCTCACGCATGATCCCGGCAATCAGCGTCAACGGGTCGCCGATCACCGGCATCCAGCTCAGCAGCAATGACCATTGCCCCCAGCGCTGATAGCGCTGCTGGGCACGTTCCAGTTGGCGGGCGCTGAACGGGAACCAGCGCTTGTCGCGCAGGTGTTCGATGGCCCGCCCCAGCAGCCAGTTGACCACCGAGCCCAGCACGTTGCCCAGGGTGGCGACCAGCAACAGGGGCAGCCAGGCGTCGGGTTGGCGCAGCAGCAGGCCCACCAGCACCGCCTCCGACTGCAGCGGCAGCAGGGTGGCGGCGCCAAAAGCGCTGAGAAACAGCGCCCAGAGGCTCAGCATCAGTAGTTGGCGACAACGCTGTCCTGGCCATCCCGGGTTACCCCGATGACCTGATAGGCGTCCTTGCGATCCCCCATTTCCATGCCTGGCGAGCCCACCGGCATGCCGGGCACGGCCAGGCCGATGAGGTCGTTGCGCTTGGCCAGCAGGCGCACCTGCTCGGCCGGGACATGGCCTTCGACGAACTTGCCGTCGATCACCGCGGTGTGGCACGAAGCCAGCCGCGGCGCCACGCCCAGCCGCTGCTTCACGGCACTCATGTTCGGCTCGACATGGTCGTTGACGGTAAAGCCGTTGTCACGGAGGTGGCTGATCCAGGCCTTGCAGCAACCGCAGTTGGGGTCGCGGTAGACGTCGATGGTTTCGCCAGCCTGGGCCAGCCCGGTGATGGCCAGCAGGCCGAGCGCGATCAGGTGTTTATGCAGCATGGTCAAACGACTCCTGTGGTCAGGCAGGCGCCCGCCCGCCATGCAAATGAGCTGCAGGATAGCGCAGGCGGCTTTCAGGCGCGATGTGCGCTGGCATGATCCTCACCCGCAGCTGTCAGCTGGCTGAACCGGACATTACATTTTTGTCAGCCAGTTCGTCCTGGCACAGGTCGCGCATCAGCAAGCCGTATTCCAGCGCTACCTGCTCCGGGATCGGCAGGTAGACCACATGGCCATCCCCGGGCGCCACGTCGAGGGCCTGCTGCTGGCGGCCGTACAGGTTGTGCAGGTCGAAATGATAATTGCCGCGCGGGGTCATCAGCTCCAGGTGATCGCCTACTGCGAAGCGGTTCTTCACCTTGACTTCGGCACGGCCGTCCACCCGGGCACCGGTCAGTTCGCCGACGAACTGCTGGCGCTCGGACAGCGAATTGCCCCGCTGGTAGTTCTGGTATTCGTCATGCACATGGCGACGCAGGAAACCTTCGGTGTAGCCCCGTTGGGCCAGCGATTCGAGGTTATCCATCAGGGCCCTGTCGAACGGGCGCCCGGCGGCGGCATCGTCTATGGCCTGGCGGTACGACTGCACGGTACGGGCGCAGTAGAAGTGCGACTTGGTGCGGCCTTCGATCTTCAGGGAGTGCACGCCCATGGCCGCCAGCCGCTCGACATGCTGGATGGCGCGCAGGTCCTTGGCATTCATGATGTACGTGCCATGTTCATCTTCGAAGGCCGGCAGCTGGGTACCGGGGCGGTTGCTTTCGTGCAGCAGGAACACCTGATCGGTCGGTGCGCCCAGGCCCAATGTCGGCTCGACCTCGCGCACGATATCGCCGGCCGCGTTTTCAGTAGCTGGGGTGGCGTTGTACTTCCAGCGGCAGGCGTTGGTGCATGTGCCCTGGTTGGCATCGCGCTTGTTGAGGTAGCCCGACAGCAGGCAGCGGCCAGAGTAGGCCATGCACAGGGCGCCGTGGACGAACACTTCCAGTTCCATGTCAGGCACGTGCTGGCGGATTTCGCCTATTTCTTCGAGTGACAGTTCCCGCGACAGGATCACCCGGCTCAAGCCCAGGCGCTGCCAGAACTGCACGCTGGCTCAGTTGACCGTATTGGCCTGTACTGAGAGGTGCACAGCCATCTGCGGGAAGTGCTGGCGCACCAGCATGATCAGGCCGGGATCGGACATGATCAGTGCATCGGGCGCCATGTCGATCACGGGCGCCAGGTCCTTGAGAAAGGTCTTGAGCTTGGCGTTGTGCGGCGCGATGTTGACCACCACGTAAAAGCGCTTGCCCTGTGCATGGGCTTCCTGGATGCCCAGCGCCAGGTTGGCATGGTCGAATTCGTTGTTGCGTACCCGCAGGCTGTAGCGTGGCTGGCCGGCGTAGACCGCGTCGGCGCCATAGGCGAATGCATAGCGCAGGGTCTTGAGGGTGCCGGCAGGGGCCAGCAATTCAGGCTTGGCAGGAGCGTTCATGTGAGCACCGGGACAAAAGGCACGGATGGTAAGGCCCGCATGCGGCGGATGAATTGATTTGAATCAACGCCGGGGTGGCACTTTTGCCCGGGTAGTGTGCACTAATGTCCAGCACTCACGAGGAACCGCCATGAACCAAACCGCTTTGCAGAACAAGGCCCTGGCAGTATTGCTGGCGCTGGTGACCATTGCCTTCGGCTGGATCCTGCTGCCGTACTATGGCGCCATCTTCTGGGCGGTGATCCTCGGCATCCTGTTCGCGCCACTGCAGCGCAACCTGCTGATCCGCTTCGGCAGGCGGCGTAACCTGACGGCGGCGGCCACCTTGCTGATTTGCCTGTTGGTGGCCATCTTGCCAGTGATCGTCACCAGCGCCTTGCTGGTGCAGGAGGGCGCTACCCTTTACCAGCGTATCGAGAGCGGGGAGCTGGATATCGCCGGCTATGTCGAGCGCGGCATGAACATGCTGCCGCCTTTCTTGCAGCACAGCCTGGACAGCATGGGCATGGGCAACCTGGAAGGGCTGCGCGACAAGATCACCAAATGGGCCACCCAGGGCAGCCAGATACTGGCCACTCAGGCCTTCAGTTTTGGCCAGGGCACTTTCGAGTTTCTGATCAGCTTCGGCATCATGCTCTACCTGCTGTTCTTCTTTCTGCGTGAGGGCGCAGAGGTGGCGCGGCGGGTACGCCTGGCCGTACCGCTGCCAGAGCACCAGAAGCGCCGCCTGCAGTTGAAGTTCAACCGTGTGGTGCGCGCCACGGTCAAGGGCAATGTGCTGGTGGCGATCACCCAGGGCGCCCTGGGCGGTTTCATCTTCTGGGTACTGGATATACCCAGCGCACTGGTCTGGGCGGTGCTGATGGCGTTTCTGTCACTGCTGCCGGCAGTGGGCGCGGGGATCATCTGGGCACCGGTGGCGGCGTATTTCCTGTTGACCGGGGCGATCTTGCAGGGGGTGATCCTGACCGCCTTCGGCGTGCTGGTGATTGGCCTGGTGGACAACCTGTTGCGGCCGATCCTGGTGGGCAAGGATACGCGGATGCCCGACTACCTGATTCTGGTGTCCACCTTGGGTGGGCTGGCCGTATTCGGCCTCAACGGGTTCGTGATCGGGCCGCTGATCGCGGCGCTCTTCATTTCCAGCTGGGGGATTTTCGCCGCGACCAAACCGCAGGTGCAGTTGCCTCAATAGGGGGCTGCCGCGCAGCCCATGCCGGCCTCAACGGAAACTGTATGAAACCCCGGCATAGATGCCAAACCCTTCCCCAGGCGTCGACCGGGCGATGTCCTGCCCGGCATCGTCGTACCCCGGCGTGACTGTCGCCGCATAGCGTTCGTTGGTCAGGTTGCGCAGGTCAAGCCAGGTCTGCCAGTCCTGTTTCGGCGAGTCCCAGCCCAGCCGCGCACCGAGCAGTGCATAGGCATCGGCGTGGTAACTGTTGGCGTAATCGACTTGCACCTTGGACGCCATCTGCGTGTTGACCCCGGCATAGAAGCCGCTTGGCCAGTCGTAGCGCAGCTCGGCCTGGTAGTAATGCATGGGAATCCCAGGCAGGCGGTTGTCGCCGAAGGTATCGTCGTCCCGGTAGTGGAAATCGCTGAACGTGTAGGCCTGGCGCAAACTGATCTTACCCGTGCCAGGCTGCTCCCAGAGGGTGCTGTCCAGGCCGGCCTCCACGCCTTGGTGTACCGTGGCGCTGGCATTGACCTCCTTGGCCGGGAGCCCCGCCTCGATTTCGACGGCCAACAGTTCATGGCGCACTTGCGAGTAGTACCAGGCCAGGTCCCAGCGGCCCAGCGCCGAATCGCCGCGGGCGCCCAGCTCCAGCGTGGTGGCGGTCTGGTTTTGCAGTTCGATCGGCTGCGTGGCGACCGTGGAACTCCAGATAAGTGACCATGGGTGAGGTGGCTCCACAGACCGGCTCAGGTTGCCGTACACCTGCAACTGCGGGTCGATGTCATAGCGCAGGCCCAAGCGCGGTGCATAGTCCCAGTCATGTTGGCTCACCTTGCCGCCATCCTGCGGATAGGTGACCGCACTTTCACGGCGTGTGTAGATCATCGCCAGGCCAGTGGTCAGCCACAGGTCAGGGATCAGCTCCAGATCGTTGCCGACGTGCAGGACGGTATCCGACCCCTGGTAGCTGAAATCGCGGCTGCGTGCGCCGAAGTTGTCGCCCGTGCTGCGGGCGAACTGCGAGGCGCCGCTGTTGGGCAGGTGCTTGGTGGTTCGCCAGCCCACGGTGGTGTTGCTCTGGTGACCCAGCAGGGTATCGCGGCGTATGTAGTTCAGCGTGCCGCTGACATCGGTGTAGGCGACCTTCAGGCGCATCGGGCCTTCACGCAGGTCCATGGGGAAGTCGTGGTACACCAGCCCGGCTTCCACACGGGCATCGTCCTCGAGGTAGAAGGTGGTCTTGTTGGCCACCCAGGTGCTGCCCGGTTGCGGCCGGCTGTCGTCACGCGCCAGGTAGGCGGCGTTGGCGGCACGTGGGTGGTGCTTGATCTGGTCCTTGGTCAGGCGCCCGGCCAGCTCGTTCTCGGTTTCCCGGTAGCGCAGGTAGAAGCGCGTTTCCAGGTTGGGGTTGAACCGATAACCAACGTTGGCTGCGATGCCTTTGGCACTGCCGCTGCTGTGCGCCTGGTAGCCGTCGTATTCCGAGTCGGTGAGTGCTACGTAATAGTCGAGGTTGCCCAAAACCTGACCAGAGCTGATGTGCCTGTGCTGATAGCCGCGGCTGCCGGCCTCGTAGCGCACCTGCAACGGCGAGGCATCGTAGCCGGTATGCGTTACGTAGTTGATTGCGCCGCCCAGCGCCAGCGCGCCCTGATCGAAGCCGTTTGCCCCTCGCAACACGTCGGCGCGGCTCAGCCACAGCGGCTCGAACAGCTCGTAAGGGGTACCGCCCGGGCCAGTCAGCGGCAGGCCGTCGAACAGCGTGTACACCCCTGAGCCGTGCGCCCCGGGTGCGCGGTTGATGCCTGAGCCGCGGATGGACAGCTTGATGCCATCGTTACCGGCCGACTGGGCGAACACCCCCGGCTGGTAGGCCAGCACGTCCTGGTTGCTGGCCACCCGTCCTTGCCCCACGCGCTGCATGTCCACCAGGTTGCTGGCGCCAGGCACTGCGTGCAGACGCTCGCGGGCGTCTTCCAGTTCGCTGTGGGCTTCGTCACTGATCAGCACCTCACCCAGTTCGACCGCAGGTGCGGCAGACACGTGCTGGGCGACAGCGAAAAGGGCCGCAAGGCCAATGCAGGGCGAGGGGGGCAACACGGGGCGCATCGTACAACTCCAGGTGAAAAGGGTAGGCAACGGCGTTGTGACGAGCGAAACGCCGCGCAGAGCACGGAGAGTTTCAGTTAATTGAAAGCAGCCATTGAGGACGAGTGTGTAGGACGGCGGTTTACAAAGCGTATGAATGGCACGGGTGTTTTGCGATTCGTATGGTGGAGTCCTACCGCGTCAGTCCCATAGCTGACGTGAACTGGCCATGATTGTTTGGAGTTCGGTGATGAAAGCCAATACGCGACAGAGCGAAGGCAGCCAAGTGGATACGCCTATTCGCCTGACCCCGCGAGAGCAGCAGGTATTGCTGTGGTGTGCCTATGGCAAGAGTTCGTGGGAAATCGGTCAGATCCTGCAGTGCCAGGAATCGACGGTGAATTTCCATGTGGGCAATATCCTGCGCAAATTCGATGTAACCACTCGCGTCGCCGCCGTGATCAAGGCCATTCGCTACGGCATGCTCGCAGAGCAGTGAGGCACTCATGAATGAAGTCGCATTGATTGATGGCGCTTTGTCCAGCGTCGTACCGTGGCTCGAGCGCGACGGGCGGGTGCTTTTCGGTGCAGTGTTGGGCGCTTTGCTGGTCAGCGCGGTGCGGGATCGGCTGGTCATCGTTTCGCGCAAGCGGCTTACGATGGGCAAGCAAGCCTTGCTGGCCCTGCTCAGCGTTGGCGTGGGTTGCCTGTTCGAGCCGCTGTTGCAAGGCTTGGCCCCCATGCTTTCCCGGGGCATGGCTGCTTTCGTGGCGGCGGTCGTGGTGGTGCCGATCAGCCTCAAAGTCATGGTATGGCTCGAATCGGTGGACCTTCGAGAAATCGTCCAGCGTTGGCGCCGTCGCGGTTAACCCTTGGAGGTATCCGGCAGACGGTAGGCGAGTGCATCCAGTTTCTTCTCTAACTCCTGGATGCGCTGCTTGTCCTTGATGTACAGCAGCGTGGCCTCGCGGTCGGTGCGTGACAGGCTGCGCAAGCGTTCGAGCATGTCATCTTCCCAGCCTTCAGCGGTGTGCAAGGTACGCCCGCGCTCACCCATCAGCAGCCAGTCCAGCGAGCAAGCGTGCTGGCGGGCAATATCTACGCATAATGAGTATGGGATGCTGTCCCGTACCTTCCAACTGCTCAGCGTCTGTGGGCTTACACCCAGCGCTCGGGCCAGTTGGGCGTCGCTTTCGGACTGGGTAATTTGCTTGAGGCGAGTCAGCACCGAGGCGAAAAAGCGGCTACTCATAACAGATATCCATAGCTGGTTTAATGACATTCCCTAGGCTTAAACTACTCGTTATGAATAATAACCCTGCAAAATGAGGAACATTATCGGCATGAACAGCAGTTTGATGAAAATCCCTTCTTATACCGTAGGCAATACTGACACAAATGGACGATCAACCTTACAGCCTAGGCCATCGCTCGGCCTTTACAGGTATCTACCGTGAGTACTTACAAGCTGGTCTGCCCCCATTGCCATAGCCGGATGCGCATACGCACCAGCGAAGGGCGCCACATTTTCCTCAGAGTGGCCTATTTGCAATGCACCACAGAGGCCTGTGGCTGGTCGGTGAGGGCCGAGTTCGAAATGACCCATGAACTGTCACCCAGTGGGATGCCTAATCCGGATGTGTACTTGCCATCGGCCAGCAGTGATGTACGCAGGACGGCACTGCGCCGCAGTGAAGATGTTGCGCCAGGCAGGCAAACGGAAGGTTAGCGTAGCCGGCACTGCATGCAGCGCAGATAAAAAAACACCCCGCATAAGCGGGGTGTTTGGTATTGCCGGGTTGATCAGCCGATCAGTTGCAGGCCAGCCTGCTGGACCATGTCCAGCAATGGCTGCGGGTATACGCCCAGGACGAAGGCGAGAATGGCGATCGCCAGCAGCATGACGCCACCAGTGCGCTGTTCCCACTTCAGCGGCGCATCGTGGCGGCGCAGGTTCGGCTCGACCAGGTACAGGGTGACCATCACGCGCAGGTAGTAGTAAACGCCGATGGCGCTACCGACTACCAGGGCACCGACCAGCCACCACAGGTGCGACTCGACGCCAGTGGCGATGATGTAGAACTTGCCGATGAAGCCCGCGGTCAGCGGGATACCGGCCAGCGACAGCATCATCACGGTCAGCACTGCGGTCAGGTACGGGCGGCGCCAGAACAGGCCGCGGTACTCGTACAGCGCATCGGCATCACGGCCGCCGTAAGGCGAGGACATCAGGGTAATGACACCGAAGGCCCCCAGGCTGGTGATCACGTAGGTGACCAGGTACACGCCCATCGCTTCCATGGCCAGGCCCTTGCTGGCGATCAGGGCGATGAGCAGGTAGCCGAAGTGGGCGATGGACGAGTAACCGAGCAGACGCTTGAGGTTGCTCTGGGTCAGCGCCAGCAGGTTACCGACCAGGATCGAGGCGACCGCAATCACCGCCAGCACGGTGCTCAGCACGCCACTGCTGGCAGCAGGGGAGAGCATGAACAGGCGTACCACCACGGCGAACACCGCGACCTTGCTCGCGGTAGCCAGGAACG harbors:
- a CDS encoding NAD(P)/FAD-dependent oxidoreductase → MFKQSAQHVASYYARTFPASIPLRPTLQGRHDTDVILIGAGFSGLHTALRLALAGKRVTLLEASRVAWAASGRNGGQALLGWSCDMPPLEKALGVERSQRLWASMCWAADELRELPQRHGFDIDYRAGSLWTSVLPRRVKRLEQALLDAEQKWGYDALRLIGRDELPQWIDSPRYQAALYDARGAHLNPLKLAQGLASAIEAAGGQIFEQSQVLDYQRNANGYIARTGHGHVHGDVLVLACNAYIDRLDRNLSRRLLPVGSYQVATAPLEADFARSLLPRNSCVIDNQFVPDYFRLTPDHRLLFGGGCTYLGGIPKDVASATRPYLERVFPQLAGVAIDYAWGGHIDCSIQRTPDIGRDGQRYWLQGFSGHGVLPTLAAARAVSDAILGDDDLLALYQGIANGRFPGGDLLAAPLEAAAKAWYRMRDHV
- a CDS encoding LysR substrate-binding domain-containing protein; its protein translation is MRRLPSLTALRTFECAARHGHFGRAAAELCVTDSAVSHQIRQLEEQLGVTLFERVGRQVRPSAEAERLLHHLQQAFELIGKACDELRDPASQAVLRVAVTAELAQKWLVARLADFSGRYPHITLHLLEQPIAAGAPALDVDLAITYGTSTLDASTHFVRPLPLLQFFPVCSPGLFNQGGLKRPRDLVRHCLLHDDQDGRTWTTWLATHADDALPTRQLYFPHAALALEAALLGQGVAMGDNLTCQADLQSGRLVRPFSASVTAQGQYALVCERLRLERAAVAHFIEWFIEQLGDS
- the aguA gene encoding agmatine deiminase, coding for MARSLSTTPKADGFRLPGEFEPKAGCWLGWPERPDVWRNGAKPAQKVWVEIVSAIASSEPVTVCASAAQYANARRLLPAQVRVVEMTCNDTWFRDSGACFVVNDDSGQVRGVDFEFNAYGGLDGGLYYPWDKDDQIAQKMLEIEGLDRYRAPLIAELGGIQSDGQGSLLTTEQCLLNRNRNAHLGKEEVTRRLEDYLGADQVIWLPRGCKFDETDGHVDDLACFVRPGEVVLQWTDNRDDPQWEIYQEAYDILRSTRDARGRELKVHKLPQPEVLQWTAEEAAGLDQVEGTHVRKAGTQICASYINYYAGNTAIVVPLFGDRNDSVAQATLAELFPGHRIIGIENSREILLGGGNVACITMPQYAGGRR
- a CDS encoding extracellular solute-binding protein, with the protein product MKPTLLAAALALGCAVSAAQAADAEQPTVNLYIWGEYLAPDTLTNFEKETGIRVVADHFDSLETAETKLLTGGSGYDVVLSAGQHLSRAIASGALQPLDKAQLPHLAGIGEEFRQHMAMYDPGNRYAGTYAWGTTGVGYQQQAVTARMADAPVGSWAMLFDPHVVAKFADCGVSLLNDPNEVFAAVMRYMGLDINQQRLEDLKAAELQLRKIRPYIRYFDNDRNINDLANGETCVAMSWNGNVAIAQAQAQQAGKAFNLAYSIPQEGTLIWLDALVVPKDAPHPQAAWKLLDYLMRPEVIAPITDTIHYANAITAADGLVDPQIRNAPGTYPPAQVRARLYGKNDNGKAFNRELTRAFRRLKSGRG
- a CDS encoding alpha/beta fold hydrolase, which encodes MLRATALALACLIGAPAIAAESPTYGKQLEGFSYPHPLKHFDFQSQGQSLQMGYMDVPAKGQANGRSVVLMHGKNFCAATWETTIDALSQAGYRVIAPDQVGFCTSSKPGYYQYSFQQLASNTHALLEHLGVKQAIILGHSTGGMLATRYALMYPQQVERLAMVNPIGLEDWKALGVPYRTVDQWYARELKLDADGVREYERKTYYAGRWKPEYERWVQMLAGLNKGPGHEAVAWNSALIYDMIFTQPVYHEFKDLKMPTLLLIGDQDTTAIGSDIAPPEVKARLGKYKELGPHVAKLIPQGELVTFEGMGHAPQIEEPRRFNTTLIDWLGR
- a CDS encoding YqaA family protein; translation: MLSLWALFLSAFGAATLLPLQSEAVLVGLLLRQPDAWLPLLLVATLGNVLGSVVNWLLGRAIEHLRDKRWFPFSARQLERAQQRYQRWGQWSLLLSWMPVIGDPLTLIAGIMREPFWRFLLLVTLAKGGRYLVLAVITLGWFHAW
- a CDS encoding DUF411 domain-containing protein gives rise to the protein MLHKHLIALGLLAITGLAQAGETIDVYRDPNCGCCKAWISHLRDNGFTVNDHVEPNMSAVKQRLGVAPRLASCHTAVIDGKFVEGHVPAEQVRLLAKRNDLIGLAVPGMPVGSPGMEMGDRKDAYQVIGVTRDGQDSVVANY